A genomic segment from Amycolatopsis camponoti encodes:
- a CDS encoding acyl-CoA desaturase yields the protein MTATLDRSQPAGEPSAPKGPKPVTEGTRGIGVQLSVYFGVIAPLVALLVAVPFAWGWGLSWVDVGIFVVFYAISGLGITVSYHRYFTHGSFKAKPWLRVVMAIAGSIALQGPVITWVADHRRHHAFSDRDGDPHSPWAFGTSPWAIAKGFWHAHMGWLFERDQTNAERFAPDLVKDPAIKKVDDLFWLWSLVSLALPALLGGLISWSLWGAVTAFFWAGLVRICVLHHVTWSVNSICHMIGERPFAARDKSANFWPLAIFSFGESWHNLHHADPTSARHGVKRGQIDISARLIWIFEKFGWVHDVRWPTPQRLARIATEKG from the coding sequence ATGACGGCCACGCTCGACCGTTCTCAGCCCGCCGGGGAGCCTTCCGCTCCCAAGGGGCCCAAACCCGTTACTGAAGGCACGCGAGGCATCGGCGTGCAGCTGTCGGTCTACTTCGGCGTGATCGCGCCGCTGGTGGCACTGCTGGTCGCGGTGCCCTTCGCCTGGGGCTGGGGACTGAGCTGGGTCGACGTCGGCATCTTCGTGGTGTTCTACGCGATCAGCGGGCTCGGCATCACGGTGTCCTACCACCGCTACTTCACGCACGGCTCGTTCAAGGCCAAGCCGTGGCTGCGCGTGGTCATGGCCATCGCCGGCAGCATCGCGCTGCAGGGCCCGGTCATCACCTGGGTCGCCGACCACCGCCGCCACCACGCGTTCTCCGACCGCGACGGCGACCCGCACTCCCCGTGGGCGTTCGGCACCTCGCCGTGGGCCATCGCCAAGGGCTTCTGGCACGCGCACATGGGCTGGCTGTTCGAGCGCGACCAGACCAACGCCGAGCGCTTCGCGCCCGACCTCGTCAAGGACCCGGCCATCAAGAAGGTCGACGACCTGTTCTGGCTGTGGTCGCTGGTCAGCCTGGCGCTGCCGGCCCTGCTGGGCGGATTGATCTCGTGGTCGCTGTGGGGCGCGGTCACCGCGTTCTTCTGGGCCGGGCTGGTCCGCATCTGCGTGCTGCACCACGTGACGTGGTCGGTCAACTCGATCTGCCACATGATCGGCGAGCGCCCGTTCGCCGCGCGCGACAAGTCGGCGAACTTCTGGCCGCTGGCGATCTTCTCGTTCGGCGAGTCGTGGCACAACCTCCACCACGCCGACCCGACGTCCGCGCGCCACGGCGTGAAGCGCGGCCAGATCGACATTTCCGCGCGGCTGATCTGGATCTTCGAGAAGTTCGGCTGGGTGCACGACGTGCGCTGGCCGACGCCGCAGCGCTTGGCCCGAATCGCGACGGAAAAGGGCTAG
- a CDS encoding TetR/AcrR family transcriptional regulator: MTGSERRQQLLNVARALFAEKGFDGTSIEEIAHRANVSKPVVYEHFGGKEGIYAVVVDRETQLLLERMVSTLHGGHPRVMLEQAATALLSYVEDSHDGFRILVRDSPVASSTGTFSTVLNDIASQVEHILAQQFAARGYDEKLAALYAQALVGMVALTGQWWLDARKPKRDEVAAHLVNLAWNGLSHLEHKPKLRLG; this comes from the coding sequence ATGACCGGCAGCGAGCGGCGTCAGCAATTGCTGAACGTGGCGCGGGCGTTGTTCGCCGAAAAGGGTTTCGACGGCACGTCGATCGAGGAGATCGCGCACCGCGCCAACGTGTCGAAACCCGTGGTGTACGAACACTTCGGCGGCAAAGAGGGCATCTACGCGGTGGTGGTGGACCGCGAAACCCAGCTGCTGCTGGAGCGCATGGTGTCCACCCTGCACGGCGGCCACCCCCGCGTGATGCTCGAACAGGCGGCGACGGCTTTGCTGTCGTACGTCGAGGATTCCCACGACGGTTTCCGGATCCTGGTCCGCGATTCCCCGGTGGCGAGTTCGACGGGCACGTTCTCGACGGTGCTGAACGACATCGCGAGCCAGGTGGAGCACATCCTGGCCCAGCAGTTCGCGGCTCGCGGGTACGACGAGAAGCTGGCGGCGTTGTACGCGCAGGCTTTGGTGGGGATGGTCGCGCTGACCGGGCAGTGGTGGCTGGACGCGCGGAAGCCGAAGCGGGACGAGGTCGCCGCGCACCTCGTGAATCTGGCGTGGAACGGGCTGTCGCACCTGGAGCACAAGCCGAAGCTTCGGCTGGGATGA
- a CDS encoding NUDIX hydrolase, translating into MIDKIAWIHLVDGRILSTRSRGKQVYYLPGGKREAGETDVETLVREIREEVSVEIAEPTIAPAGVFEAQADGKAAGIVVRMTCFTADYTGTLAASSEIEEIAWLGYADRERVSPVDKIIFDHLRDAGSLK; encoded by the coding sequence GTGATCGACAAGATCGCGTGGATCCACCTGGTGGACGGCCGGATCCTGAGCACGCGTTCCCGTGGCAAGCAGGTCTACTACCTGCCCGGCGGCAAGCGCGAAGCGGGCGAGACGGACGTCGAGACGCTGGTCCGCGAGATCCGCGAAGAGGTGTCGGTGGAGATCGCCGAGCCGACGATCGCGCCCGCGGGTGTGTTCGAAGCCCAGGCCGACGGCAAGGCGGCGGGGATCGTCGTGCGCATGACCTGCTTCACCGCGGACTACACGGGAACGTTGGCGGCGAGCAGCGAGATCGAGGAGATCGCGTGGCTCGGCTACGCGGACCGGGAGCGGGTCTCCCCGGTGGACAAGATCATCTTCGACCACCTGCGCGACGCGGGTTCGCTCAAGTAG
- a CDS encoding isochorismatase family protein, producing the protein MTKIDPATSALVLVDLQERIVTLPTTPYRGEEVVANALRLRAAFREAGAPVVIVKVSRPDNPPGNELVFDAQDDKIVTKYAIGGFANTDLDEFLRGTGVKTVYFGGIATEFGVESTLRAASDHGYDTVAVSDAMTALSEISHENAITKIFPRLGTVMTTDEALAGLK; encoded by the coding sequence ATGACCAAGATCGACCCGGCCACGTCCGCGCTCGTGCTCGTCGACCTGCAGGAGCGGATCGTGACGCTCCCGACGACGCCGTACCGAGGGGAAGAGGTCGTCGCGAACGCACTGCGGCTGCGGGCGGCGTTCCGCGAGGCCGGCGCCCCCGTGGTGATCGTCAAGGTGTCGCGGCCGGACAACCCGCCCGGCAACGAGCTCGTCTTCGACGCGCAGGACGACAAGATCGTCACCAAGTACGCGATCGGCGGTTTCGCGAACACGGACCTCGACGAGTTCCTGCGCGGGACGGGCGTGAAGACGGTGTACTTCGGCGGCATCGCCACGGAGTTCGGCGTGGAGTCGACCCTGCGCGCGGCGTCCGACCACGGCTACGACACGGTCGCGGTGTCGGACGCGATGACGGCGCTGTCCGAGATCTCGCACGAGAACGCGATCACGAAGATCTTCCCGAGGCTCGGCACGGTCATGACGACGGACGAGGCACTGGCGGGCCTGAAGTGA
- a CDS encoding ribose-phosphate diphosphokinase, whose product MSPKQGTPKKNLMLFSGRAHRELAEEVAEHLNVTITPQTAHTFANGELFVRFEESVRGTDAFVIQAHTTPINEYVMEQLIMVDALKRASAKRITVVMPFYPYARQDKKHKGREPISARLIADLFKTAGADRIMTVDLHTAQIQGFFDGPVDHLMAQSVLADHIKKTYGDADITVVSPDSGRVRLAEKWAQQLGDRPIAFIHKTRDPDKPNQAVANRVVGKVEGKLCVLIDDMIDTGGTIVKATEALIDEGAADVVIATTHGILSDPATERLSQCKAREVIVTNSLPIPEEKRFDGLTVLSIAPMLAEAIQQVFEDGSVTSLFDGNA is encoded by the coding sequence ATGAGTCCGAAGCAAGGCACGCCGAAGAAGAACCTCATGCTCTTCTCCGGGCGCGCACACCGGGAGCTCGCGGAAGAGGTCGCCGAGCACCTCAACGTGACGATCACCCCGCAGACGGCCCACACGTTCGCCAACGGCGAGCTGTTCGTCCGCTTCGAGGAGTCCGTCCGCGGGACCGACGCCTTCGTCATCCAGGCGCACACCACGCCCATCAACGAGTACGTGATGGAGCAGCTGATCATGGTGGACGCGCTCAAGCGGGCGAGCGCGAAGCGGATCACCGTGGTGATGCCGTTCTACCCGTACGCGCGCCAGGACAAGAAGCACAAGGGCCGCGAGCCGATCTCGGCGCGGCTGATCGCGGACCTGTTCAAGACCGCGGGCGCCGACCGGATCATGACGGTCGACCTGCACACCGCGCAGATCCAGGGCTTCTTCGACGGCCCCGTCGACCACCTGATGGCGCAGAGCGTGCTGGCCGACCACATCAAGAAGACCTACGGCGACGCCGACATCACGGTCGTCTCGCCGGACTCGGGCCGCGTGCGGCTGGCCGAGAAGTGGGCGCAGCAGCTGGGCGACCGGCCGATCGCGTTCATCCACAAGACGCGCGACCCGGACAAGCCGAACCAGGCCGTGGCGAACCGCGTGGTCGGCAAGGTCGAGGGCAAGCTCTGCGTCCTGATCGACGACATGATCGACACGGGCGGCACGATCGTGAAGGCCACCGAGGCCCTGATCGACGAGGGCGCGGCGGACGTGGTCATCGCGACGACCCACGGCATCCTGTCCGACCCGGCGACCGAGCGGCTTTCGCAGTGCAAGGCGCGCGAGGTGATCGTGACGAACTCGCTGCCGATCCCGGAGGAGAAGCGCTTCGACGGGCTGACGGTCCTGTCGATCGCCCCGATGCTGGCGGAGGCCATCCAGCAGGTCTTCGAGGACGGCTCGGTCACGTCCCTCTTCGACGGCAACGCCTGA
- a CDS encoding DUF6228 family protein → MTVFLAGPGVTLTLTDLDASEGDLVYFTARAEGNGLAASASVMTLHGDGLGPFTAGLERDFRGWSGERVWQSARADLGLRATHHGRAVELAWTLQGREPIHDETRPWAVTVRTFVTPGEELRTFGAEVAEFLAT, encoded by the coding sequence ATGACGGTTTTCCTGGCGGGGCCGGGGGTCACGCTGACCCTCACGGACCTCGATGCGTCCGAAGGCGACCTGGTGTACTTCACGGCGCGGGCCGAAGGGAACGGCCTGGCGGCCTCCGCCAGCGTGATGACCCTCCACGGCGATGGCCTCGGCCCTTTCACCGCCGGCCTCGAGCGGGATTTCCGCGGCTGGTCCGGCGAGCGGGTGTGGCAGTCCGCTCGCGCCGACCTCGGACTCCGCGCGACCCACCACGGTCGTGCCGTGGAGCTGGCGTGGACGTTGCAGGGCCGCGAACCGATTCACGACGAAACGCGTCCCTGGGCCGTCACCGTCCGAACCTTCGTCACGCCGGGCGAAGAGCTGCGCACCTTCGGCGCGGAAGTCGCCGAATTCCTCGCTACTTGA
- a CDS encoding GGDEF domain-containing protein, with translation MALTDEATDPGAARRPALAEMSDAWLVGRARELIAAVQRQDYTQQLQIVELMDELLDETQRRGEPTMIAQLLRASAIARLITKGLAAEAEPRLDEMLAHTRRHGLALLRADAHALRGRRLVIAAQEDPALTEIARALAILDDSAIPNRQVGIRQWNRMLWSALNDCWIVLNQLGVYEAAEEVIGRAASVIRESASPHEITLQLMNRVKMLLGWGLRLERIDEYDESAEKFRTAASMAVAAEGPFTESLFPRKAGVPAVDQVGVLASAQALHSPSADQIDRLRALHEGTGYPGEREIVAIALARCLDQAGRREDALGVLRHARESLTDDTSQPSMRLNIARELARLDTSPDYASGASQSLIDYATRLESEMWSLRESQIATLNARREHERLSAEHGAITQQALQDPLTGLPNRRALDEKLRQLASSADAQPLAVALVDLDGFKGVNDKASHAEGDNVLRVVASTLRDALRGDDLVARYGGDEFIVLLPGTPASAAKMALGRAVKSVAGLPHHLSHGVTLSIGLVSLRPQERGEQVLARADAAMYQAKRGGGNQVASANSMAADPAAAWSGEGLPTDPAWEPEEPS, from the coding sequence TTGGCGCTGACCGACGAGGCGACCGACCCGGGTGCGGCCAGGCGTCCCGCCCTGGCCGAAATGTCCGATGCCTGGCTGGTCGGGCGTGCGCGGGAGCTGATCGCCGCGGTCCAGCGGCAGGACTACACCCAGCAGCTCCAGATCGTCGAGCTGATGGACGAGCTCCTCGACGAGACCCAGCGCCGCGGCGAGCCGACGATGATCGCGCAGCTCCTGCGCGCGTCCGCGATCGCCCGGCTGATCACCAAGGGCCTGGCCGCGGAGGCCGAACCGCGGCTCGACGAGATGCTCGCGCACACCCGGCGCCACGGCCTCGCGCTGTTGCGGGCCGACGCGCACGCGCTGCGCGGCCGGCGGCTGGTGATCGCCGCGCAGGAAGACCCCGCGCTCACCGAGATCGCCCGCGCGCTGGCCATCCTCGACGACTCCGCGATCCCGAACCGGCAGGTCGGCATCCGCCAGTGGAACCGGATGCTGTGGTCGGCGCTGAACGACTGCTGGATCGTGCTCAACCAGCTCGGCGTGTACGAAGCCGCCGAAGAGGTCATCGGCCGCGCCGCCTCCGTGATCCGCGAGAGCGCGAGCCCGCACGAGATCACGCTGCAGCTGATGAACCGGGTGAAGATGCTGCTCGGCTGGGGCCTGCGGCTCGAGCGCATCGACGAGTACGACGAAAGCGCCGAGAAGTTCCGCACCGCCGCTTCCATGGCCGTGGCCGCCGAAGGCCCGTTCACCGAGTCGCTGTTCCCGCGGAAGGCGGGCGTCCCGGCCGTCGACCAGGTCGGCGTCCTCGCCTCGGCGCAGGCGCTGCACAGCCCGAGCGCCGACCAGATCGACCGGCTCCGGGCGCTGCACGAAGGCACCGGCTACCCGGGCGAACGCGAGATCGTCGCGATCGCGCTGGCCCGCTGCCTCGACCAGGCCGGCCGGCGCGAAGACGCTCTCGGCGTGCTGCGGCACGCCCGCGAGTCGCTGACCGACGACACGTCGCAGCCGTCGATGCGGCTGAACATCGCCCGTGAGCTGGCCCGGCTGGACACCAGCCCGGACTACGCGTCCGGCGCCAGCCAGTCGCTGATCGACTACGCCACCCGGCTCGAGTCCGAGATGTGGAGCCTGCGCGAGTCGCAGATCGCCACGCTGAACGCGCGTCGCGAGCACGAACGGCTCTCGGCCGAGCACGGCGCGATCACGCAGCAGGCGCTGCAGGACCCGCTCACCGGCCTGCCGAACCGGCGCGCGCTGGACGAGAAGCTGCGCCAGCTCGCGTCGTCGGCCGACGCGCAGCCGCTCGCCGTCGCGCTCGTCGACCTCGACGGCTTCAAGGGCGTCAACGACAAGGCGTCCCACGCCGAAGGCGACAACGTGCTGCGCGTCGTCGCGAGCACGCTGCGTGACGCGCTGCGCGGCGACGACCTGGTGGCGCGCTACGGCGGCGACGAGTTCATCGTCCTGCTCCCGGGCACGCCGGCGTCCGCGGCGAAGATGGCGCTCGGGCGCGCGGTGAAGTCCGTCGCGGGCCTGCCGCACCACCTTTCGCACGGCGTCACGCTGTCCATCGGGCTCGTCTCGCTGCGGCCGCAGGAGCGTGGCGAGCAGGTCCTCGCGCGCGCGGACGCGGCCATGTACCAGGCGAAACGCGGTGGCGGCAACCAGGTGGCCTCGGCCAACTCGATGGCCGCCGATCCCGCCGCCGCGTGGTCGGGCGAAGGCCTTCCCACCGACCCGGCGTGGGAGCCCGAAGAGCCCAGTTAG
- a CDS encoding TIGR03621 family F420-dependent LLM class oxidoreductase — MGNFKFGVSFREIGSRDAWIAKCRRAEELGYDVITVPDHLGTGRFAPFPVLAMAAAVTERPRLGTLVSNVPFYNLALFAREASSTAALLDGRLDLGLGAGHMKAEFDAAGLPWQNAAKRIAYLDESLAYLRKHFEDEGIDHPRLLIAGNSDGVLELAAEHADVVGFGGLRQQPGKPPGTFKLDNAEAMDERVAYFRSRTGRDPEYNMLVQHVEVTGDREKAAEAWHELTERGAVADARELLDAPQLLLGTVEEIAGQLEQRRERYGFSYITVFEPFLETFAPVLKELQ; from the coding sequence ATGGGGAACTTCAAGTTCGGCGTCAGCTTCCGCGAAATCGGCAGCCGGGACGCCTGGATCGCCAAGTGCCGTCGCGCCGAGGAACTCGGCTACGACGTCATCACCGTGCCCGACCACCTCGGCACCGGGCGGTTCGCGCCGTTCCCCGTGCTCGCCATGGCCGCCGCCGTCACCGAACGGCCGCGGCTCGGCACCCTCGTCTCCAACGTGCCCTTCTACAACCTCGCGCTCTTCGCGCGCGAAGCCTCCTCGACGGCCGCGCTGCTCGACGGACGGCTCGACCTCGGCCTCGGTGCCGGGCACATGAAGGCCGAGTTCGACGCCGCCGGCCTCCCCTGGCAGAACGCCGCCAAGCGGATCGCCTACCTCGACGAGAGCCTTGCCTACCTGCGGAAACACTTCGAGGACGAGGGTATTGACCACCCGCGGCTGCTGATCGCGGGCAACAGCGACGGCGTCCTGGAGCTGGCCGCCGAGCACGCGGACGTCGTCGGGTTCGGCGGGCTCCGGCAGCAGCCGGGCAAGCCGCCGGGCACCTTCAAGCTCGACAACGCCGAGGCGATGGACGAGCGCGTCGCGTACTTCCGTTCCCGCACCGGCCGCGACCCCGAATACAACATGCTGGTCCAGCACGTCGAGGTCACCGGCGACCGAGAGAAGGCCGCCGAGGCGTGGCACGAGCTGACCGAGCGCGGCGCCGTCGCCGACGCCCGGGAGCTCCTCGACGCGCCCCAGCTCCTGCTGGGCACGGTCGAGGAGATCGCCGGGCAGCTCGAACAGCGGCGCGAACGCTACGGCTTCTCCTACATCACGGTCTTCGAGCCGTTCCTCGAGACTTTCGCGCCCGTGCTGAAAGAACTTCAGTAA
- a CDS encoding PQQ-dependent sugar dehydrogenase → MRRVLGLIGAVSLLVTGCSGASSAPVQSVPPAATPPAASGKFKVETVTAGLQHGWDIGFLPDGGILVPQRPGKLALVRGGQATDVKADFSDVLVQGEGGLLGMAVSPDFTTSREFITCQDHQEGGKAVDIRLVTWKLADDGASASKVKNLLTGLPVNPSGRHSGCRPTFAPDGALLVGTGDTARASIAQDRHSLGGKVLRLDAKTGNPLPDNPFITSSDPKERLIYTFGHRNVQGVAIRPGSGQVITAEHGPTFDDEVNLLKPGANYGWDPSKGGTDSSYDESVPMTDLKRFPDAVSPLRTSGKITEAISGDAFLTGAQWGRNDGALVVVALKGQKLLLYHLDAAGKVLDVSLPPEFDDKFGRLRAVRSGPDGALYVTTSDGTDDKLLKVTPA, encoded by the coding sequence ATGCGGCGTGTGCTGGGTCTCATCGGTGCGGTGTCCCTGCTGGTCACGGGCTGCTCGGGGGCGTCGAGCGCGCCCGTCCAGAGCGTTCCGCCCGCGGCCACGCCGCCAGCGGCGAGCGGGAAGTTCAAGGTCGAGACGGTGACGGCCGGGCTGCAGCACGGCTGGGACATCGGCTTCCTGCCCGACGGCGGCATCCTCGTGCCGCAGCGGCCCGGCAAGCTCGCGCTGGTCCGCGGCGGGCAGGCGACCGACGTCAAGGCCGACTTCTCCGACGTCCTCGTGCAGGGCGAAGGCGGGCTGCTCGGCATGGCCGTCAGCCCCGACTTCACGACCAGCCGCGAGTTCATCACCTGCCAGGACCACCAGGAGGGCGGCAAGGCCGTCGACATCCGGCTGGTCACGTGGAAGCTGGCCGACGACGGCGCGAGCGCGTCGAAGGTCAAGAACCTGCTGACCGGGCTGCCGGTGAACCCGAGCGGCCGGCACTCCGGCTGCCGTCCGACGTTCGCACCGGACGGCGCGCTGCTGGTCGGCACCGGCGACACGGCGCGCGCGTCGATCGCGCAGGACCGCCACTCCCTGGGCGGCAAGGTGCTGCGGCTGGACGCGAAGACCGGGAACCCGTTGCCGGACAACCCGTTCATCACGTCTTCGGACCCGAAGGAACGGCTGATCTACACCTTCGGCCACCGCAACGTCCAGGGCGTGGCGATCCGGCCGGGCAGCGGGCAGGTGATCACGGCCGAGCACGGGCCGACCTTCGACGACGAGGTCAACCTGCTGAAGCCGGGCGCGAACTACGGCTGGGACCCGTCGAAGGGCGGCACGGACTCGAGCTACGACGAGAGCGTGCCGATGACCGACCTCAAGCGCTTCCCGGACGCGGTAAGTCCACTGCGGACGTCCGGCAAGATCACCGAGGCGATCAGCGGCGACGCGTTCCTGACGGGCGCGCAGTGGGGCCGCAACGACGGCGCGCTGGTCGTGGTGGCGTTGAAGGGGCAGAAGCTGCTGCTGTACCACTTGGACGCGGCGGGCAAGGTCCTCGACGTCTCGCTCCCCCCGGAGTTCGACGACAAGTTCGGCCGCCTGCGCGCGGTCCGCAGCGGCCCGGACGGCGCCCTGTACGTGACGACTTCGGACGGAACGGACGACAAGCTGCTGAAGGTCACACCGGCCTGA
- the glmU gene encoding bifunctional UDP-N-acetylglucosamine diphosphorylase/glucosamine-1-phosphate N-acetyltransferase GlmU, translated as MTGPLSTLILAAGEGTRMRSATPKVLHPIAGRPLVEHAVRAAAGLDPEHLVVVTGHGREAVGAHLADVGTALGREVGTAVQAEQKGTGHAVGCALATLPADLTGTVIVSYGDVPLLDTTTLRALLEEHTDAKNAVTVLTAVVDDPTGYGRITRDDAGKVTGIVEHKDATPDQAEITEINSGVYAFDAAVLRDGLSRLSTDNAQGELYLTDVLGIANGDGLHVGALVVDDPWLTEGVNDRVQLSVLGAELNRRIVRRWQREGVTVVDPATTWIDAGVTLSRDVVIEPGVQLKGTTSVGEGTILGPDSTLTNMVIGAGASVVRVHGSDSELGDGVNVGPFTYLRPGTKLGEKGKLGAFVETKAADIGAGTKVPHLTYVGDATIGEHSNIGCSSVFVNYDGVNKHRTVIGSYVRLGADNTFVAPVQVGDGAYSGAGAVIREDVPPGTLAVSAPPQRNIEGWAIRRRPGTPAAEAAQAALDAESAAGTDGESPA; from the coding sequence TTGACCGGCCCGCTGAGCACGTTGATCCTCGCCGCGGGTGAGGGCACCCGCATGCGATCCGCGACCCCGAAGGTGTTGCACCCGATCGCCGGGCGGCCCCTCGTGGAGCACGCCGTCCGGGCCGCGGCCGGCCTGGACCCGGAGCACCTCGTCGTGGTGACCGGCCACGGCCGCGAGGCGGTCGGCGCCCACCTCGCCGACGTCGGCACGGCCCTCGGGCGCGAGGTCGGCACCGCCGTGCAGGCCGAACAGAAGGGCACCGGGCACGCCGTGGGCTGCGCGCTCGCGACCCTGCCGGCGGACCTCACCGGCACGGTGATCGTCAGCTACGGCGACGTCCCGCTGCTGGACACCACGACGCTGCGCGCCCTGCTCGAGGAGCACACCGACGCGAAGAACGCCGTCACCGTGCTCACCGCCGTGGTCGACGACCCGACCGGCTACGGCCGGATCACGCGTGACGACGCCGGCAAGGTCACCGGGATCGTCGAGCACAAGGACGCGACCCCGGATCAGGCGGAGATCACCGAGATCAACTCGGGCGTCTACGCCTTCGACGCCGCGGTGCTGCGCGACGGCCTCTCCCGCCTCTCGACGGACAACGCGCAGGGCGAGCTCTACCTCACCGACGTCCTGGGCATCGCGAACGGCGACGGGCTGCACGTCGGCGCGCTCGTGGTCGACGACCCGTGGCTGACCGAGGGCGTCAACGACCGCGTCCAGCTGTCGGTGCTCGGCGCCGAGCTCAACCGCCGGATCGTGCGGCGCTGGCAGCGGGAGGGCGTCACGGTCGTCGACCCGGCCACGACCTGGATCGACGCGGGCGTGACGCTGTCGCGGGACGTCGTCATCGAGCCCGGCGTCCAGCTCAAGGGCACGACGTCGGTCGGCGAGGGCACGATCCTCGGGCCGGACAGCACCCTGACGAACATGGTCATCGGCGCCGGCGCGTCCGTCGTGCGCGTGCACGGCTCCGACTCGGAGCTGGGCGACGGCGTCAACGTCGGCCCGTTCACCTACCTGCGACCGGGCACGAAGCTGGGCGAGAAGGGCAAGCTCGGCGCGTTCGTCGAGACGAAGGCGGCCGACATCGGCGCCGGCACGAAGGTGCCGCACCTGACCTACGTCGGCGACGCCACGATCGGCGAGCACAGCAACATCGGCTGCTCGAGCGTGTTCGTGAACTACGACGGCGTGAACAAGCACCGGACCGTTATCGGGTCCTATGTCCGGTTGGGCGCGGACAACACGTTCGTCGCTCCGGTGCAGGTCGGTGACGGCGCTTACAGTGGGGCGGGTGCCGTGATCCGCGAGGACGTCCCCCCGGGCACACTCGCGGTGTCGGCGCCGCCGCAGCGCAACATCGAAGGCTGGGCGATCCGGCGCCGGCCGGGTACGCCCGCGGCGGAGGCGGCCCAGGCCGCCCTCGACGCCGAGTCAGCAGCAGGAACCGACGGGGAGTCGCCAGCATGA